A single window of Betaproteobacteria bacterium DNA harbors:
- a CDS encoding alcohol dehydrogenase catalytic domain-containing protein, giving the protein MLSYDVVEWGKPLQKAEKATPKPAGTEVLLKLKYCGVCHSDVHIREGYFDLGGGKRFNMSDRGMNPPVTLGHEPFGTVIAAGPEAKDVPIGQDRLVCPWIGCGKCARCLEGMDNHCMAPRWIGIQRPGGYADHLLVPHAKYLVDASGIDPMWAATLSCSGLTTYSAVAQLKPIPRDEWVAVFGAGGLGLMAIEMLKAIGHERIVVVDIDDKKLEVAKKEGAAATVNGRDPEAPKKLLEAAGGPLYGAVDLVGAADTATLALGVLRKGGKLIVVGLYGGEIPVSLVVVVQRAWRIQGSSVGNVAELKEVIALARSGKIKPIPIEKRPLSEVSRTLDQLKAGSIVGRVVASIN; this is encoded by the coding sequence ATGCTGAGTTACGACGTGGTCGAATGGGGAAAGCCCCTTCAGAAGGCGGAGAAGGCGACGCCGAAGCCGGCCGGAACCGAAGTGCTGCTGAAGCTCAAATATTGCGGAGTCTGCCACAGCGACGTGCACATCCGCGAAGGCTATTTCGATCTGGGTGGAGGCAAACGCTTCAACATGAGCGATCGAGGGATGAATCCACCGGTGACGCTGGGACACGAGCCCTTCGGCACCGTAATTGCCGCGGGACCGGAGGCGAAGGATGTGCCGATCGGACAGGACCGGCTGGTGTGTCCGTGGATTGGCTGCGGAAAGTGCGCGCGCTGTCTGGAGGGGATGGACAATCATTGCATGGCGCCGCGCTGGATCGGCATTCAGCGTCCCGGCGGTTACGCCGATCATCTGCTGGTGCCGCATGCGAAATATCTGGTGGACGCGAGCGGGATCGATCCCATGTGGGCGGCGACGCTGTCCTGCTCCGGGCTGACGACTTATTCGGCCGTGGCGCAGTTGAAGCCCATCCCGCGCGATGAATGGGTGGCGGTATTCGGTGCAGGCGGCCTGGGCTTGATGGCGATCGAAATGCTCAAAGCCATCGGCCACGAACGCATCGTCGTCGTTGATATCGACGACAAGAAGCTCGAAGTGGCGAAGAAGGAAGGCGCCGCCGCGACAGTCAACGGACGCGATCCGGAGGCCCCGAAAAAACTTCTGGAAGCCGCCGGCGGCCCGTTGTATGGCGCAGTCGATCTGGTCGGTGCCGCAGACACAGCCACGCTCGCGCTGGGCGTCTTGCGCAAAGGCGGAAAGCTGATCGTGGTAGGACTTTACGGCGGAGAAATCCCGGTATCGCTCGTTGTGGTGGTGCAACGCGCCTGGAGAATCCAGGGATCCAGCGTCGGCAATGTCGCCGAGTTGAAGGAGGTCATCGCGCTGGCGCGTTCGGGGAAGATCAAGCCGATCCCGATCGAAAAGCGCCCGCTCTCGGAAGTGAGCCGTACGCTCGATCAGCTGAAGGCGGGAAGCATCGTCGGGCGGGTGGTGGCGTCGATCAACTGA
- a CDS encoding amidase has product MMSQELCFIPAAELARMIREKTVSPLEVMRETIARAEALNPRLNAICTPTFDAAIKAASEAEDAVMRGRPLGILHGVPTSIKDLAFTRGVRTMSGSHIHRDRIPDFDHLHVERLRAAGAISIGKTTVSEFGWSGVSNSPLTGITHNPWKQGMNAGASSAGAAVCAAAGIGPIHQGSDGAGSVRMPAAFCGIYGIKPSHGRVPYWPTPANGLISHVGPLTRTVADAALMLQAMAGPDDRDMTSLESPPDDFVGRLDEGIAGLKVAYSPDLGYLKVDAEVAGPVRKAAAAFEELGCKVEEIKPGWDNPIEMEHMHFSANFSSRLGPLLDEWEDRMDAGLVALVKHGMKFSAAEYCRLDEKRLALYDKVRALFERYDLLLTPTLSVAAFPADHLIPPHWEQHPWDWMRWAGFSYPFNLTWLPAATCPCGFTRAGLPIGLQIVASRHRDLRVLQASRAFERVRPWAQHRPPC; this is encoded by the coding sequence ATCATGAGCCAAGAGCTCTGTTTCATCCCGGCGGCCGAATTGGCCCGCATGATCAGGGAGAAAACCGTCTCGCCGTTGGAGGTCATGCGCGAGACGATCGCGCGTGCCGAGGCCCTCAATCCACGGCTCAATGCGATCTGCACGCCGACATTCGATGCCGCGATCAAAGCCGCAAGCGAAGCGGAAGATGCGGTGATGCGAGGCCGTCCATTGGGAATCCTGCACGGCGTGCCGACCAGCATCAAGGATCTCGCGTTTACGCGCGGCGTGCGCACCATGAGCGGATCGCACATCCATCGCGACCGCATTCCGGATTTCGACCATCTGCACGTCGAGCGACTGCGCGCAGCCGGTGCGATCTCGATCGGCAAGACGACGGTCTCCGAATTCGGCTGGAGCGGCGTCAGTAACAGCCCGCTCACCGGCATCACGCACAATCCGTGGAAGCAGGGCATGAATGCCGGTGCATCCAGCGCCGGCGCGGCCGTCTGTGCGGCGGCGGGGATCGGGCCGATTCATCAAGGATCGGATGGCGCCGGTTCGGTGCGCATGCCGGCCGCGTTCTGCGGCATTTACGGAATCAAGCCCTCGCATGGGCGAGTGCCTTACTGGCCGACGCCGGCGAACGGCCTGATCTCGCATGTCGGGCCGCTGACGCGCACGGTTGCCGACGCCGCATTGATGTTGCAGGCGATGGCGGGTCCCGACGATCGCGACATGACCAGCCTCGAATCCCCGCCAGACGATTTCGTCGGGCGTCTCGACGAAGGCATTGCCGGGCTGAAGGTCGCCTACAGTCCGGACCTCGGTTATCTGAAGGTGGATGCGGAAGTCGCCGGGCCGGTCCGCAAAGCGGCGGCTGCATTCGAGGAACTCGGCTGCAAAGTCGAGGAGATCAAGCCGGGCTGGGACAATCCGATCGAAATGGAGCACATGCATTTCTCGGCGAACTTCAGCAGCCGACTCGGTCCGTTGCTCGATGAATGGGAGGACCGCATGGACGCCGGATTGGTCGCGCTGGTGAAGCACGGCATGAAATTCAGCGCCGCGGAATATTGCCGGCTCGATGAGAAGCGACTGGCGCTGTACGACAAGGTGCGCGCGCTGTTCGAGCGTTACGATCTGTTGTTGACGCCGACGTTGTCGGTCGCTGCATTTCCCGCCGATCATCTGATTCCGCCGCACTGGGAACAGCATCCGTGGGACTGGATGCGCTGGGCCGGCTTCAGCTATCCCTTCAATCTCACCTGGTTGCCGGCGGCGACATGCCCCTGCGGCTTTACGCGGGCCGGATTGCCGATCGGATTGCAAATCGTGGCGAGCCGGCATCGCGATCTGCGGGTGCTGCAGGCTTCGCGCGCGTTCGAGCGCGTCCGCCCATGGGCGCAACATCGCCCGCCCTGCTGA
- a CDS encoding N-acetyltransferase: MPTDADLPVVHNTAAKRFEITLDGKIAFSKYLLVGEKIIVEHTEVPIELEGKGIASRIVRTALDYARAQQLKVMPLCPFTAGFIHRHPEYQDLVLEGYRY, translated from the coding sequence ATGCCGACCGACGCGGACTTGCCTGTCGTCCACAATACCGCGGCAAAGCGCTTCGAAATCACTCTCGATGGCAAGATCGCATTCTCCAAATATCTCCTCGTCGGCGAAAAGATCATTGTCGAGCACACCGAGGTTCCGATTGAGCTGGAAGGAAAAGGCATCGCCAGCCGGATTGTGCGCACGGCGCTGGATTACGCGCGTGCGCAGCAACTCAAGGTCATGCCGCTGTGCCCGTTCACCGCGGGCTTCATCCATCGGCATCCCGAGTACCAGGACCTGGTATTGGAGGGTTATCGATACTGA
- a CDS encoding DUF479 domain-containing protein translates to MNYLAHLYLSEPTEEAWLGSLLGDFVKGPLDGRYGEDITRAIALHRKIDSFTDAHPVVLRSKSRVSAGRRRYAGIMIDMFYDHFLARHWREFHDEPLDAFTARIYAILDRQHAMLPERLQQMAPKMAQWNWLASYAEVGSIHTALDRMGRRLKRENRLLNSADELVEHYGELESDFRAFMPQVLQFAQRHHLATID, encoded by the coding sequence TTGAACTACCTCGCCCATCTGTACCTGTCCGAGCCGACCGAAGAGGCATGGCTGGGCAGCCTGCTGGGCGATTTCGTGAAGGGGCCGCTGGACGGGCGCTATGGCGAGGACATCACGCGGGCAATCGCGCTGCACAGGAAGATAGACAGCTTCACCGACGCGCACCCCGTGGTGCTGCGGAGCAAATCGCGAGTCAGTGCCGGGCGCCGCCGCTACGCCGGCATCATGATCGACATGTTCTACGATCATTTCCTGGCCAGGCACTGGCGCGAATTCCATGATGAACCGCTCGACGCATTCACCGCCAGGATTTATGCGATCCTCGATCGGCAGCACGCGATGCTCCCGGAAAGACTTCAGCAGATGGCGCCGAAGATGGCGCAATGGAATTGGCTCGCGTCCTATGCAGAAGTCGGTTCGATCCACACCGCGCTCGATCGCATGGGTCGGCGGCTGAAACGCGAGAATCGGTTGCTGAACTCAGCCGATGAACTGGTGGAGCACTACGGCGAACTTGAATCGGATTTCCGAGCATTCATGCCGCAGGTTCTGCAATTTGCGCAGCGCCATCACCTGGCCACTATCGACTGA
- a CDS encoding amidohydrolase: MFMRYAPCFVAGLLTILSAGGFAADIRTDLDRLADQLEPKVIEWRHDIHQNPELGNREFRTSGIVAGHLRALGFEVQTGVAHTGIVALLKGGKPGPVVALRADMDALPVTEEVDLPFASKVKTTWAGKDTGVMHACGHDTHVAILMGVAEALSKVRDQLPGTVKFLFQPAEESPPPGEDGGAALMVKQGAMENPHPDVVFGLHITSAAETGIIGYRAGPFMAAMDILRITVHGRTTHGSAPWTGVDPIVAASQIVLGLQTIVSRQINVTQEPAVITIGGIDGGNRFNIIPDKVEMVGTIRTFDEKMRDDIHKRVKLTVESIAAASGATATVTIEKPYDVTINDQALTERMLPTLQRVAGESNVKLRPKVTGSEDFSFFAQQSPGLFIFLGGSPKGTDMSKVAYNHSSRFFVEDSAMKLGVRALLNLTDW, encoded by the coding sequence ATGTTCATGCGTTACGCGCCATGCTTTGTCGCCGGCCTCCTGACGATTCTTTCCGCCGGCGGTTTCGCGGCCGACATCAGAACCGATCTCGACCGGCTGGCCGACCAGCTCGAACCCAAAGTGATCGAATGGCGGCATGACATCCACCAGAATCCCGAACTCGGCAACCGCGAATTCCGCACTTCGGGCATCGTTGCCGGACATCTCAGGGCGCTTGGATTCGAAGTCCAGACCGGCGTGGCGCACACCGGCATCGTGGCACTGCTGAAGGGTGGCAAGCCTGGTCCGGTCGTCGCGCTGCGTGCGGACATGGATGCGCTGCCGGTGACCGAGGAAGTCGATCTGCCCTTTGCGTCGAAAGTGAAAACCACCTGGGCCGGCAAGGACACCGGTGTCATGCATGCCTGCGGCCATGACACGCATGTCGCCATTCTGATGGGCGTCGCCGAGGCGCTGTCGAAGGTCAGGGATCAGCTGCCCGGCACGGTCAAATTCCTGTTTCAGCCCGCCGAGGAAAGCCCCCCGCCCGGCGAGGACGGCGGCGCCGCGCTGATGGTGAAACAGGGCGCGATGGAAAATCCGCATCCCGACGTCGTCTTCGGTCTGCACATCACGTCCGCAGCCGAAACCGGCATCATCGGTTATCGCGCGGGACCCTTCATGGCGGCGATGGACATCCTGCGCATTACCGTGCACGGACGCACCACCCACGGCTCCGCGCCCTGGACCGGAGTGGATCCGATCGTGGCCGCCTCACAGATCGTGCTCGGACTGCAGACCATCGTCAGCCGCCAGATCAACGTCACGCAGGAGCCGGCCGTCATTACCATCGGCGGCATCGACGGCGGCAACCGTTTCAACATCATTCCGGACAAGGTGGAAATGGTCGGCACGATCCGCACCTTCGACGAGAAGATGCGCGACGACATCCACAAGCGCGTGAAGCTGACCGTCGAGAGCATTGCAGCCGCTTCCGGTGCAACCGCCACGGTGACGATAGAGAAACCTTACGATGTGACCATCAACGATCAGGCACTGACCGAGCGCATGCTGCCGACGCTGCAGCGCGTTGCCGGTGAGTCGAACGTGAAGTTGCGCCCGAAGGTAACCGGCTCCGAAGACTTTTCGTTTTTCGCGCAACAGTCCCCCGGACTGTTCATCTTCCTCGGCGGATCGCCGAAGGGCACCGACATGAGCAAGGTTGCCTACAACCATTCGTCGCGGTTTTTTGTCGAGGACTCGGCAATGAAGCTCGGCGTGCGCGCGCTGCTCAACCTGACTGACTGGTGA
- a CDS encoding glucose-6-phosphate dehydrogenase, producing MNQADALYPCSFVIFGATGHLAATKLLPALYRLELAKRLPDVTNFVAFARREWNDAAWAAHMEQALRQKLGAQFTPECFARFASRFSYVRGDLQEVQAYPRLLEELGKPKTGVCSNIVFYLAVKPEDFGAIVDNLAATGLNRPRGLHRIVVEKPFGEDIESAQRLNQLLHRHFDEQQIYRIDHYLAKESVQNLLVFRFANLMIEPLWNRNFVDHVQITVGEQAGIETRADYYDKAGAMRDMLQNHLMQLFTLVAMEPPAALEADTLRDEKVKVLRSIRPISRDAVHAHAVRAQYGHGTVEGGQVPGYHGEAGVGKDSTTETYIAAKFFIDNWRWRGVPFYLRTGKRLAKQMSMIALRFRDPPQQLFRETPLENMTPNWILLSLQPNESMHLEIHAKQPGLGMHTRVIQMNAGYRQDHDPQPDAYEALLSDIIRGDATNFIRFDEVEWAWRVVDPILKFWAQERDFVHAYPAGSWGPEEANRLFENADQAWRDQV from the coding sequence GTGAACCAGGCAGACGCGTTATATCCGTGCAGTTTCGTCATCTTCGGCGCCACCGGCCATCTGGCGGCAACCAAGCTCCTGCCGGCGCTGTACCGGCTGGAATTGGCAAAGCGGCTGCCCGATGTCACCAACTTTGTCGCTTTCGCAAGGCGGGAATGGAATGACGCCGCATGGGCAGCACACATGGAGCAGGCGCTGCGACAAAAGCTCGGGGCGCAGTTCACACCCGAGTGCTTTGCCCGGTTCGCTTCGCGCTTCAGCTACGTTCGCGGTGACCTGCAGGAGGTGCAAGCCTACCCGCGTCTGCTGGAAGAACTGGGCAAACCGAAGACCGGGGTGTGCTCGAACATCGTGTTCTATCTGGCCGTCAAACCCGAGGACTTCGGCGCCATCGTCGACAATCTGGCGGCCACCGGCTTGAATCGCCCGCGCGGCCTGCACCGCATTGTCGTGGAGAAACCCTTTGGCGAGGATATCGAGAGTGCGCAGCGGCTCAATCAGCTGTTGCACCGGCACTTTGACGAGCAGCAGATCTACCGCATCGACCATTACCTGGCCAAGGAGAGCGTGCAAAACCTGCTGGTATTCCGTTTCGCCAATCTGATGATCGAGCCGCTGTGGAACCGCAATTTCGTGGACCATGTGCAGATCACGGTCGGCGAGCAGGCCGGCATCGAGACTCGCGCCGACTACTACGACAAGGCGGGTGCCATGCGCGACATGCTGCAGAACCATCTGATGCAGCTGTTCACGCTGGTGGCGATGGAACCGCCGGCCGCGTTGGAGGCCGACACGCTGCGCGACGAAAAAGTGAAAGTGCTGCGCTCCATCCGCCCGATTTCCCGGGACGCGGTCCATGCACACGCCGTGCGTGCTCAATATGGTCACGGTACCGTGGAGGGCGGGCAGGTACCCGGCTATCACGGCGAAGCCGGTGTCGGCAAGGATTCGACTACCGAAACCTACATCGCCGCCAAATTCTTCATCGACAACTGGCGCTGGCGCGGTGTGCCATTCTATCTGCGCACCGGCAAACGACTGGCGAAACAGATGTCGATGATCGCCCTGCGTTTCCGCGACCCGCCACAGCAGTTATTCCGCGAGACCCCGCTGGAAAACATGACGCCGAACTGGATACTCCTCAGTCTGCAGCCCAACGAAAGCATGCACCTGGAAATTCATGCCAAGCAGCCGGGGCTGGGCATGCATACCCGTGTAATCCAGATGAATGCCGGCTATCGGCAGGATCACGATCCCCAGCCGGACGCCTACGAAGCACTGCTCTCCGACATCATTCGCGGTGATGCCACCAACTTCATCCGCTTCGATGAAGTGGAATGGGCATGGCGGGTAGTGGACCCGATCCTGAAGTTCTGGGCACAGGAGCGGGACTTCGTTCATGCGTATCCCGCCGGCAGTTGGGGACCGGAGGAAGCCAATCGACTGTTCGAGAATGCAGACCAGGCGTGGCGCGACCAGGTCTGA
- a CDS encoding PAS domain S-box protein, with product MERELKILMMEDAAVDAELVMRELKHSGIACVSRRVETREDFIHELRDFAPDVVLCDFTLPGFSGLAALAIAKEFSPDTPCILISGTIGEETAIESLKCGATDYILKTNLTRLPSAVQRAMREQKDRLAYREAEQALAGSEERFRLLWETTTDAVVLLDSDSRIQYANPAVKEIFGYDAAELAGQDLAVIQPERLRQAHRQGFKRYLATLVKTLNWRGTQVPALHRDGHEFLVELAFSHMTIGGKPVFAAFIRDVTERERAAAELRASDERFRQMAENIKEAFWLTDPTYMKALYVSPAHEEIWGRSKEDLSNMVAEWFAFIHPEDRPRMLEVIERSAHRSGYVEEYRIVRPDGSVRWISDKAFPVFDDEGRIVRIAGISDDITERKLAEHRLQESEAKYRQLIEQATDGIVITNIHGNYILVNTTACELLGYTESELLGMNGWQTYLEEERQMYGERLEQVRAGKVLRIERMMRRKDGSAFPAEVSIKMLDNGMIQLIIRDITDRRAQELKISRLSRIHAVLSGINAVIVRIRDRGELFQEACRIIVEHGHFSLGWIAVLDHATGKLMAVAQAGLPENSGAGSAFFNGAVGLVPAGTAEVALREKHSATDNVIEDAPGLMDAEHEPDTLKVRRAAIELGAKSVIVLPLVVERETFGILTLYASERNFFDDEEIKLLNELAGDISFGLEFIAKEEKVDYLAYYDALTGLPNRSLFFDRLTHQLGSAARDGSNVALLLIDLDRFRQVNDTLGRQSGDALLAAVAERLNSTVRDRDSLARVSSNRFALAISGISDSPDVAHALESRNREWFERPFTVSGEELRISATAGIAMFPDDGENAEALFANAEAALRLAKAQSAPFLFYGPEMNARVAESLRLETRLRRAIANQELVLWYQPKIDLKTGKITGMEALMRWRDPESGLVPPGKFIPIMEQTGMILDAGNWALSQVAVECRLWTNHGLKPPRVAVNVSPIQLRQKDFVAKVKGAADETQAAGGALDLEITESVIMENVDAIIPKLQTIRGLGVETYIDDFGTGYSSLAYIARLPIHSLKIDRSFIVGMTQNEESLNIVNSVISLAHTLKLRVVAEGVETEAQSALLRHLECDEMQGFLFSPPVPPEEVPALLRRLA from the coding sequence ATGGAAAGAGAGCTCAAAATCCTGATGATGGAAGACGCAGCGGTTGACGCCGAACTCGTAATGCGCGAGTTGAAGCATTCGGGGATCGCATGCGTTTCCCGCCGGGTGGAGACCCGCGAGGATTTCATTCACGAACTTCGCGATTTCGCTCCGGATGTCGTTCTCTGTGACTTCACCCTGCCCGGATTCAGCGGCCTGGCTGCATTGGCGATCGCAAAGGAATTTTCCCCTGACACTCCCTGCATTCTCATCTCGGGCACCATCGGCGAGGAAACGGCAATCGAATCCCTGAAATGCGGGGCCACCGACTATATCCTCAAGACCAACCTGACCAGGCTGCCGTCCGCTGTGCAGCGCGCGATGCGCGAGCAGAAGGATCGCCTCGCCTACCGTGAGGCGGAACAGGCGCTCGCAGGAAGCGAAGAGAGGTTCCGTCTGCTCTGGGAGACCACAACCGACGCAGTCGTTCTACTGGACTCCGACAGCCGGATCCAATACGCGAATCCCGCGGTCAAGGAAATCTTCGGCTACGACGCCGCTGAACTGGCGGGACAGGACCTTGCCGTGATCCAGCCGGAACGCCTGCGGCAGGCGCACCGGCAAGGGTTCAAACGCTACCTTGCAACCCTCGTCAAGACGTTGAACTGGCGCGGCACCCAGGTGCCGGCACTGCACCGCGACGGTCATGAGTTCCTGGTGGAGCTCGCGTTCAGCCACATGACGATCGGCGGCAAGCCGGTGTTCGCTGCCTTCATCCGGGACGTGACCGAGCGCGAACGCGCGGCAGCGGAGTTGCGGGCGAGCGATGAGCGATTCCGCCAAATGGCGGAGAACATCAAGGAGGCCTTCTGGCTGACCGATCCCACCTACATGAAGGCGCTTTACGTCAGCCCGGCGCACGAAGAAATATGGGGGCGAAGCAAAGAGGATCTTTCCAACATGGTCGCGGAGTGGTTCGCTTTCATCCATCCGGAAGATCGCCCAAGAATGCTCGAAGTCATCGAGAGATCGGCACACCGCAGCGGGTATGTGGAGGAGTATCGCATCGTGCGGCCCGACGGCTCGGTCCGATGGATCAGCGACAAGGCGTTTCCGGTCTTCGACGACGAGGGGCGGATCGTCCGAATCGCGGGAATTTCGGACGACATCACCGAGCGCAAGCTGGCCGAGCATCGATTGCAGGAAAGCGAGGCCAAGTACCGGCAACTCATCGAGCAGGCTACGGACGGCATCGTAATCACAAATATTCACGGCAACTACATTCTCGTAAACACCACCGCTTGCGAACTTCTGGGTTATACCGAGAGCGAGCTGCTCGGCATGAACGGATGGCAGACCTATCTGGAGGAAGAACGGCAGATGTATGGCGAGCGGCTGGAACAGGTTCGCGCCGGGAAAGTTTTGCGGATCGAGCGCATGATGCGCCGGAAAGACGGCTCCGCCTTTCCCGCCGAGGTCAGTATCAAGATGCTCGACAACGGCATGATCCAGTTGATCATCCGCGACATCACCGATCGCCGCGCACAAGAACTAAAAATCTCCCGCTTGAGCCGGATCCATGCGGTATTGAGCGGCATCAACGCGGTGATCGTTCGCATCCGCGATCGCGGTGAACTGTTTCAGGAAGCGTGCCGAATCATTGTAGAGCATGGCCACTTCAGTCTGGGCTGGATTGCGGTGCTGGACCATGCGACCGGGAAGCTGATGGCTGTCGCCCAGGCGGGCCTGCCTGAGAATTCGGGTGCTGGCAGCGCCTTTTTTAATGGCGCGGTTGGACTCGTGCCGGCGGGTACCGCGGAAGTCGCGCTGCGGGAAAAACATTCAGCCACTGACAACGTCATAGAGGATGCGCCCGGGTTAATGGACGCTGAACATGAGCCGGACACATTGAAGGTCAGACGGGCCGCCATCGAGTTGGGCGCGAAATCGGTCATCGTGCTGCCGCTGGTCGTGGAGAGAGAGACGTTCGGCATCCTTACGCTGTACGCGTCGGAGCGAAACTTCTTCGACGACGAGGAAATAAAACTGCTGAACGAGCTGGCCGGGGACATTTCGTTCGGCCTGGAGTTCATCGCCAAGGAAGAGAAGGTCGATTATCTCGCCTACTACGATGCGTTGACCGGGCTGCCCAATCGCAGCTTGTTCTTCGACAGACTGACACACCAGCTCGGCTCAGCCGCGCGCGACGGCTCGAACGTGGCGCTGCTATTGATCGATTTGGACCGCTTCCGTCAAGTCAACGACACGCTGGGCAGACAATCCGGCGACGCGTTGCTGGCAGCGGTCGCCGAGAGGCTGAACAGCACGGTCCGGGACCGGGACTCGCTGGCCAGGGTCAGTTCCAATCGCTTCGCTCTGGCGATTTCCGGCATCTCGGATTCGCCGGATGTTGCTCATGCCCTGGAATCCCGCAACCGCGAATGGTTCGAGCGCCCATTCACCGTAAGCGGCGAGGAATTGCGCATCTCCGCCACGGCGGGGATCGCGATGTTCCCGGACGATGGGGAGAATGCCGAAGCGCTGTTCGCGAACGCCGAGGCGGCGCTCCGTCTTGCCAAGGCCCAGAGCGCGCCTTTCCTGTTCTACGGACCCGAAATGAACGCCCGAGTAGCGGAATCCCTCAGGCTCGAGACCCGATTGCGGCGCGCCATCGCCAATCAGGAACTCGTGCTCTGGTACCAGCCCAAGATCGACCTCAAGACGGGGAAAATCACCGGAATGGAAGCCCTGATGCGGTGGCGGGATCCGGAATCCGGTTTGGTTCCGCCCGGGAAATTCATTCCGATCATGGAACAGACCGGGATGATTCTGGACGCGGGGAACTGGGCTCTGTCCCAGGTTGCCGTGGAATGCAGGCTATGGACAAACCACGGGCTGAAGCCGCCTCGCGTCGCGGTGAACGTGTCTCCGATTCAATTGCGGCAGAAGGATTTCGTCGCAAAGGTAAAGGGGGCGGCGGACGAAACGCAGGCCGCCGGCGGAGCACTGGACCTGGAGATCACGGAAAGCGTGATCATGGAAAATGTCGATGCCATCATCCCGAAACTGCAAACGATCCGCGGCCTCGGCGTGGAGACTTACATCGATGATTTCGGCACCGGTTATTCCTCCCTCGCCTACATCGCCAGGCTTCCGATCCATTCCCTGAAAATCGACCGCAGCTTTATTGTCGGCATGACGCAGAACGAGGAAAGCCTGAACATCGTCAACTCGGTGATCTCGCTCGCCCATACGCTGAAACTGCGGGTCGTCGCCGAAGGCGTGGAAACCGAAGCCCAGTCCGCGCTGTTGCGCCATTTGGAGTGCGATGAAATGCAGGGCTTTCTTTTCAGTCCCCCGGTGCCCCCGGAGGAAGTGCCGGCGCTTCTAAGAAGGCTCGCGTAG
- a CDS encoding EAL domain-containing protein, translating to MEIRSSTGREARNLRVFVGGRRQIRQHRMPSRRATVCLPLSPRDYTRGEKFVFYAPEMNAKVAETLALENKLRIAVDVSTLQAIRGLDVRISVDDFGTGYSSLAYVASLPIHALMIDRSFVVGMTQNQESLAIVSSAISLAHTLKLTVIAEGVETDEQATQLGKLTRTT from the coding sequence ATGGAAATTCGTTCATCGACGGGGCGTGAGGCGCGCAATCTGCGCGTCTTTGTTGGCGGCCGACGACAAATCCGTCAGCATCGAATGCCAAGCCGCCGAGCCACGGTGTGTTTGCCACTGTCGCCGCGCGACTACACGCGCGGCGAGAAATTCGTATTTTACGCGCCGGAAATGAACGCAAAAGTTGCGGAAACACTCGCGCTGGAAAACAAGCTGCGCATCGCGGTAGACGTTTCCACACTTCAGGCGATACGCGGCCTGGATGTGCGAATTTCAGTGGACGATTTCGGTACCGGATATTCCTCGCTGGCCTATGTCGCGAGTCTACCTATCCACGCGCTCATGATCGATCGCAGTTTCGTTGTGGGCATGACCCAGAACCAGGAGAGCCTCGCTATCGTCAGCTCTGCGATATCCCTAGCGCATACACTGAAGCTGACGGTTATAGCTGAAGGGGTGGAAACGGACGAGCAGGCGACACAGCTTGGGAAATTGACTCGAACAACCTGA